A genomic region of Zea mays cultivar B73 chromosome 6, Zm-B73-REFERENCE-NAM-5.0, whole genome shotgun sequence contains the following coding sequences:
- the LOC100280345 gene encoding Succinate dehydrogenase subunit 6, mitochondrial: MGIGEHFEGVKQHWASNFAFLDYFKKVYGRAEPLPKWSDADVDEFIASDPVYGPQLKALRESRKFALAGALVGAAHLGGVALKYSKAPHGVLLATGFGAITGAVLGSEVADHWYQLYEMDKQGANLRFIYWWEDKVSGQKS; encoded by the exons ATGGGGATCGGTGAGCACTTCGAGGGCGTCAAGCAGCACTGGGCGAGCAACTTCGCCTTCCTCGACTACTTCAAGAAGGTCTACGGCCGCGCCGAGCCCCTCCCCAAGTGGTCCGACGCCGACGTCGACGAGTTCATCGCCTCCGACCCGGTCTACGGGCCCCAG CTCAAGGCCCTGCGGGAGTCGAGGAAGTTCGCGCTCGCCGGGGCCCTCGTCGGCGCCGCCCAcctcggcggcgtcgcgctcaAGTACTCCAAGGCGCCGCACG GCGTCCTGCTGGCGACGGGCTTCGGCGCGATCACCGGCGCCGTGCTGGGATCTGAGGTGGCGGACCACTGGTACCAGCTCTACGAGATGGACAAGCAGGGGGCCAACCTCAGGTTCATCTACTGGTGGGAGGACAAGGTCTCAG